From one Flavobacterium kingsejongi genomic stretch:
- a CDS encoding DUF58 domain-containing protein, protein MKRIKQLYINNLFFYALLGIIVLFCSAFFFTALYNAVWLLLIMLIAFLGLDILILFLTRTGIEGTRTTPEKLSNGDENPIKISLRNLYTFPIGVKIVDEIPFQFQIRNFEIIRKIKASSLDELNYQLRPTERGEYFFGSLNIYVQSPLRLISRRFSFDSNQMVPTYPSYIQLRKYDLMAFSNNLFQYGVKKIRRIGHTMEFEQIKEYVQGDDIRTLNWKATSKKNALMVNQFQDEKSQSVYMMIDKGRVMKMPFNGLSLLDYAINSTLVLSNVILKKQDKAGMFSFSKKVENRVAAEKRSSQMQKIMGNLYNIKTDFFESDYSRLYVDIKKNITQRSLLLLYTNFETLDGLHRQLPYLKAIAKNHLLVVVFFNNTELNQLINKKTNTLQEIYDKVIAEKFAFEKRLIINELKKYGIYSVLTQPENLTLETINKYLEIKSRGIL, encoded by the coding sequence TTGAAACGAATCAAACAACTGTACATCAACAACCTGTTCTTTTATGCCTTATTGGGCATTATAGTCCTGTTTTGCAGCGCGTTCTTTTTTACAGCGCTCTACAATGCGGTATGGTTGCTGCTGATAATGCTTATTGCTTTTTTAGGATTGGACATCCTGATCCTCTTCCTGACCCGAACCGGTATTGAAGGCACACGGACCACACCGGAAAAATTATCCAATGGAGATGAAAACCCGATAAAAATAAGCCTCCGTAATTTATATACCTTCCCTATTGGGGTAAAAATTGTTGATGAAATCCCATTCCAATTTCAGATCCGGAATTTTGAAATCATCCGTAAAATAAAAGCTTCATCGCTGGATGAATTGAATTACCAATTGCGCCCTACAGAGCGCGGTGAATATTTTTTCGGTAGCCTTAACATCTATGTACAGTCGCCATTACGGCTGATTTCGAGAAGATTTTCATTTGACAGTAACCAGATGGTCCCTACCTATCCTTCCTACATCCAATTGCGAAAATATGACCTGATGGCCTTTTCGAATAACCTGTTTCAATATGGGGTTAAAAAAATACGCCGTATTGGGCATACTATGGAATTTGAGCAGATTAAAGAGTACGTGCAGGGTGATGACATCCGTACACTAAACTGGAAAGCCACCTCTAAGAAAAACGCATTGATGGTAAACCAGTTCCAGGATGAAAAATCCCAATCGGTTTATATGATGATCGATAAGGGGCGGGTTATGAAAATGCCTTTCAATGGGCTAAGCCTTCTGGATTACGCTATTAACTCCACTTTGGTCCTCTCCAATGTTATTTTAAAAAAACAGGACAAGGCCGGTATGTTTTCTTTTTCCAAAAAAGTAGAAAACCGGGTAGCAGCAGAAAAACGCAGTTCACAGATGCAGAAAATCATGGGCAATCTGTACAATATTAAAACGGACTTTTTTGAAAGTGATTACAGCAGGCTCTATGTCGACATCAAAAAAAATATTACGCAAAGAAGCCTCCTTTTACTCTATACCAATTTTGAAACCCTCGATGGCTTACACCGTCAATTACCGTATCTTAAAGCAATTGCAAAAAATCATCTCCTGGTTGTCGTTTTTTTCAACAACACAGAACTGAACCAGCTGATCAATAAAAAAACCAATACACTTCAGGAAATTTATGACAAAGTGATTGCTGAAAAATTTGCTTTTGAAAAGCGCCTGATTATAAATGAGCTTAAAAAGTACGGGATTTACTCCGTATTGACGCAACCTGAAAACCTTACCCTGGAAACAATTAATAAATATCTGGAAATAAAATCAAGAGGTATTTTATAA
- a CDS encoding AAA family ATPase, with the protein MEENTNPIDLNKEDIQNDNVNFNSRLDLSQLQKSVEAIKSELSTVIVGQHKMIDQLLVAVLSNGHVLLEGVPGVAKTITAKLLAKTLSIGFSRIQFTPDLMPSDILGTSVFDLKKSEFEFKKGPVFSNLILIDEINRAPAKTQAALFEVMEERQITIDGKTYILDTPFLVLATQNPIEQEGTYRLPEAQLDRFLFKISIDYPKLEEEIIIIQREHQLQNQGKLDKIQTLLTAEDIRKYQDLVKQIVVEPELIAYIAKIVVNTRENSFLYLGASPRASIAILNAAKGYAAIRGRDFVTPEDIKDSAIPVLQHRVIVTPEREMEGISSTEIIKQIIETVEIPR; encoded by the coding sequence ATGGAAGAAAATACAAATCCTATCGACCTCAATAAAGAAGACATCCAGAATGACAATGTCAATTTCAATTCGCGTTTGGATTTATCCCAACTGCAAAAAAGTGTAGAAGCAATCAAATCGGAGCTGTCTACTGTTATTGTAGGCCAGCATAAAATGATTGACCAGTTATTGGTTGCCGTGTTGTCCAATGGCCATGTTTTATTGGAAGGTGTGCCTGGAGTCGCAAAAACGATCACCGCCAAATTACTGGCAAAAACACTGAGCATTGGCTTCAGCCGGATCCAGTTCACTCCGGATTTGATGCCTTCAGATATCCTTGGGACATCGGTTTTTGATTTAAAAAAATCAGAATTTGAGTTTAAAAAAGGGCCTGTATTTTCGAACCTGATTTTAATTGACGAGATCAATCGTGCCCCGGCAAAAACGCAGGCTGCTTTATTTGAGGTCATGGAAGAGCGCCAAATTACAATTGATGGAAAAACCTATATCTTAGATACTCCATTTTTAGTGCTGGCCACCCAAAATCCAATTGAGCAGGAAGGAACCTATCGTCTTCCCGAAGCACAATTGGACCGTTTCCTGTTCAAAATAAGCATTGACTATCCGAAACTGGAAGAAGAAATCATCATCATCCAGCGGGAGCATCAGCTTCAAAACCAGGGCAAACTGGACAAAATCCAAACCCTCCTGACAGCTGAGGACATCCGAAAGTATCAGGACCTTGTAAAACAGATTGTAGTAGAACCAGAACTGATTGCTTATATTGCTAAGATTGTAGTAAACACAAGGGAAAATTCATTCTTATATTTAGGGGCATCACCAAGGGCTTCGATAGCGATCCTAAATGCAGCCAAAGGATATGCAGCCATACGCGGACGCGATTTTGTGACTCCCGAAGACATTAAAGACTCTGCTATCCCGGTTTTACAGCACAGGGTAATTGTAACACCCGAACGCGAAATGGAAGGTATCAGCAGTACCGAAATTATTAAGCAAATCATCGAGACGGTAGAAATTCCACGCTAA
- a CDS encoding DUF4350 domain-containing protein: MNRNLKFYIAIIVVLIVIIITIDSSKPKPVNWEPTYSIKDKIPFGLYILNEEIPMMFQDQKIFRLNTTPYEYFVDQYDYDTERYLTDGTFMMISDEYTIDTESTNEILYFVEHGNTAFISSNSFPETLLDSLGFNYNGSYAVKDTLPSWVVNPKLGNAPYNLISNSGTNYFSKIDTLKTIVLGYQKTHNKKLVNFIKIPYGKGVFYLHTQPVAFTNFQLLKNDNYQYAEKVLSYIPKGTIHWALKNQYGEDISDSPLRFIFSQPPLKWPWYLFIIGMLLFMIFNAKRRQRIIPEIKPLENTTVDFVKTIGNLYFQEGDYDTIIEKKIIYLLARIRQEYLMDTNVLDAEFIKKLQHKSGKNPEDIKQLFYLITNHRKKHYQSVEHDLIELNKAIEKFTA; encoded by the coding sequence ATGAATAGAAACCTGAAATTTTATATCGCCATTATCGTCGTGCTTATTGTTATAATCATTACTATTGATTCCAGTAAGCCAAAACCCGTCAACTGGGAACCTACCTATTCTATTAAGGACAAAATACCTTTTGGATTGTACATCCTTAATGAGGAAATCCCAATGATGTTTCAGGACCAGAAGATCTTTCGGCTGAACACTACTCCTTATGAATATTTTGTAGACCAATATGATTATGATACAGAGCGTTATTTGACAGACGGCACATTCATGATGATTTCCGATGAATATACAATTGATACCGAATCTACCAATGAAATATTATATTTTGTAGAACATGGGAATACGGCTTTTATCAGTTCCAATTCTTTCCCGGAAACGCTTTTGGATTCCTTGGGTTTTAACTATAATGGATCTTATGCAGTCAAAGACACTTTGCCCAGCTGGGTCGTAAATCCCAAATTAGGAAATGCCCCCTATAACCTGATTTCCAATTCGGGCACCAATTATTTTTCTAAAATCGATACGCTAAAAACGATCGTATTGGGCTATCAGAAAACACATAATAAAAAATTAGTCAACTTTATCAAAATCCCTTATGGTAAAGGGGTATTTTACCTGCATACCCAGCCTGTTGCTTTCACCAATTTCCAATTACTGAAAAACGACAATTACCAATATGCCGAAAAAGTACTTTCTTATATTCCGAAAGGCACAATTCACTGGGCATTAAAAAATCAATATGGTGAAGACATTTCAGATTCTCCTTTGCGTTTTATTTTTAGTCAGCCCCCATTAAAATGGCCCTGGTATCTGTTTATCATCGGAATGTTGCTTTTCATGATCTTTAATGCCAAAAGAAGGCAACGGATCATTCCTGAAATAAAACCCCTGGAAAATACTACGGTTGATTTTGTGAAAACCATTGGAAATTTATACTTTCAGGAAGGAGATTATGATACTATTATTGAGAAGAAAATCATTTACCTCTTGGCCCGTATCCGACAGGAATACCTGATGGACACCAACGTGCTTGATGCCGAATTCATCAAAAAATTACAGCATAAATCCGGTAAAAACCCAGAAGATATAAAACAGTTGTTTTACCTGATTACAAATCACCGGAAGAAACACTATCAGTCGGTAGAGCATGACCTGATCGAACTGAACAAAGCCATCGAAAAATTTACAGCATAA
- a CDS encoding DUF4129 domain-containing protein, with product MIKYCYILFFFIVSSALAQDTLIPARTEDLAPVKKSILIDTSAVEVRHFKTDFQSHYTSSDYQYEPKSHELTAWQRFLKWLANIFSGMFRSDGSKVSMTAIEKIFKVIVVIIIVVVIFLIVKSLMNKEGSWIFGKSSDKKFINLSEIEKNLHLVDFAKLIQDSTLAGEHRLSIRYYYLWLLKKMAAAELIEWDPEKTNSDYFYEIKNEEFRKEFGYLSYLYNHIWYGAFEIDEAAFEKAKKAFEKTIHLIR from the coding sequence TTGATTAAATACTGCTACATACTATTCTTTTTTATTGTTTCCAGTGCTCTGGCACAGGATACTTTAATTCCAGCCCGGACAGAAGATCTCGCTCCAGTTAAAAAAAGCATCCTGATTGATACTTCCGCTGTTGAAGTCCGCCATTTCAAAACCGATTTTCAATCGCACTACACTAGTTCCGATTATCAATACGAACCCAAATCCCATGAGCTTACTGCGTGGCAACGCTTTTTAAAATGGCTGGCCAACATATTCTCCGGAATGTTCCGTAGTGATGGCAGTAAAGTTTCCATGACTGCCATAGAAAAAATATTCAAAGTCATTGTAGTGATCATTATTGTTGTGGTAATTTTCCTGATCGTTAAGAGCCTGATGAATAAAGAAGGAAGCTGGATTTTTGGAAAATCATCCGATAAAAAATTCATCAACCTTAGTGAGATTGAGAAAAACCTGCACCTGGTTGACTTTGCAAAACTAATCCAGGACAGCACACTTGCCGGAGAACACCGATTGAGCATCCGCTATTATTATTTATGGCTGCTCAAAAAAATGGCTGCTGCTGAACTGATTGAATGGGATCCGGAAAAAACAAATTCTGATTACTTCTACGAAATTAAAAATGAAGAGTTCCGTAAAGAGTTTGGCTACCTTTCCTATCTGTACAACCACATTTGGTATGGCGCCTTTGAAATTGATGAAGCCGCTTTTGAAAAAGCAAAAAAAGCATTTGAGAAAACAATTCACCTGATCCGATAA
- a CDS encoding stage II sporulation protein M: MREVAFIKQNKEKWLRFEQAIFGKSIKNPDEMASLYIQLVNDLSYAQTFYPKSKTVVYLNHLASQIYQRIYKTKREETNRIVYFFKTEVPLLVYEHRRYLLYSFILFFVTVGIGVLSAHYDNDFIRLILGDSYVNMTLQNIKEGNPVAVYKSGSNWGSFIGITMNNLYVGAKCFIYGITAGIGTFYAMFSNGIMLGAFQYMFYKENVFWESVRGIWIHGAMEIFAIVIEGAAGFILGASILFPRTYSRINSFKNGFKTGIKIFLSTIPFTIAAGFLEGFITRYSVNMPHFLSIFIILVTLCLISYYYLVYPAIVYKKSIPKID; the protein is encoded by the coding sequence ATGAGAGAAGTAGCATTTATTAAACAAAATAAAGAAAAATGGCTGAGGTTCGAACAGGCTATTTTCGGTAAATCTATAAAAAATCCTGATGAAATGGCCAGTTTATATATACAATTGGTCAACGATTTATCGTATGCACAAACTTTCTATCCCAAAAGCAAGACTGTTGTTTATTTAAATCATTTAGCGTCACAAATTTATCAACGAATTTATAAAACCAAAAGGGAAGAAACCAACAGGATCGTTTATTTTTTTAAAACGGAGGTTCCTTTATTGGTGTATGAGCACAGGCGTTACCTGCTCTATTCTTTCATCCTCTTTTTTGTGACCGTTGGGATTGGGGTGCTTTCCGCCCATTATGATAATGATTTCATCCGACTGATCTTAGGCGATTCCTACGTTAACATGACCCTTCAGAATATCAAAGAAGGGAATCCGGTGGCGGTATATAAAAGCGGCAGTAACTGGGGCAGTTTCATCGGTATCACCATGAATAACCTGTATGTAGGTGCCAAATGTTTCATTTATGGTATAACCGCTGGTATAGGTACTTTCTATGCCATGTTCTCCAATGGTATTATGCTGGGAGCCTTTCAGTATATGTTTTATAAAGAAAATGTGTTTTGGGAAAGTGTGCGCGGGATCTGGATTCATGGTGCTATGGAAATTTTTGCGATTGTCATTGAAGGAGCTGCTGGTTTTATACTCGGGGCAAGCATACTCTTTCCAAGAACCTACTCCCGCATCAATTCCTTTAAAAATGGATTTAAAACCGGGATAAAAATATTCCTGAGTACAATCCCTTTTACCATTGCTGCAGGATTCCTGGAAGGTTTTATCACACGTTATTCCGTAAACATGCCGCATTTTTTAAGCATTTTCATCATACTAGTGACGCTTTGCCTCATTTCTTATTACTACCTCGTTTACCCCGCAATCGTTTATAAAAAAAGCATCCCAAAAATTGATTAA
- a CDS encoding RDD family protein: MSELSITTTQNVNINFQSATVGQRLGASCIDFVIKFAYLFFIVWIVFGIFRVEIFVNRMDYWSQTAIMIIFYSPVIFYSLIQESMMEGQTFGKRLLQLKVVKIEGYQASFGDYLIRWIFKIIDVSIIGLITLSVSKKTQRFGDMAAGTAVIALKNTINISHTILEDIGDQYVPRYSAVIKLSDNDARIIKETFQVASRNNDYEILNKLCDKIESVTGITNHEGNQTDFIRIVLKDYNFYTQYM, translated from the coding sequence ATGTCAGAATTATCGATAACTACTACACAAAATGTGAATATTAATTTTCAGTCAGCCACAGTGGGGCAAAGGCTGGGAGCATCGTGTATTGATTTCGTGATTAAGTTTGCATACCTATTCTTTATTGTATGGATTGTATTTGGCATTTTTAGGGTTGAAATTTTCGTAAATCGTATGGATTACTGGTCACAAACGGCTATTATGATTATATTTTACTCCCCGGTGATTTTTTATTCCCTGATTCAGGAGAGCATGATGGAAGGTCAGACTTTTGGAAAACGCCTCTTACAACTCAAAGTGGTCAAAATAGAAGGCTACCAGGCTTCCTTTGGTGATTACCTGATTCGATGGATTTTTAAAATTATCGATGTCAGTATCATAGGGTTGATTACTCTTTCTGTGAGTAAAAAAACACAGCGTTTCGGTGATATGGCAGCCGGAACAGCGGTCATCGCATTAAAGAATACGATCAATATCAGTCATACCATTCTGGAAGATATTGGTGATCAGTATGTACCGCGTTATTCGGCAGTGATCAAACTTAGTGATAATGATGCCCGGATTATTAAAGAAACATTCCAGGTCGCTTCCCGGAACAATGACTATGAGATACTGAACAAATTATGTGATAAGATCGAATCGGTTACGGGCATTACAAACCATGAGGGAAATCAAACGGATTTTATTCGGATTGTCCTGAAAGATTATAATTTTTACACCCAATACATGTAA
- a CDS encoding trimeric intracellular cation channel family protein, producing MFYIIEILGTIAFAISGALTAMSKKMDPFGVFIIAFVTSVGGGTLRDVLIGRTPVGWMQNLIYVYLICFGFLLAVVFRKKLDRFRRSLFLFDTIGLGVFTLIGLEKGIETHLHPIICIALGTMTACFGGVVRDILCNEIPVIFRKEIYATICIAGGIVFFLLRETGIPKDWIYIITSGLIIVVRLTVVRYKLFLPPLEKN from the coding sequence ATGTTTTATATTATAGAGATTTTAGGAACCATTGCGTTCGCTATTTCCGGTGCCCTGACTGCAATGAGCAAAAAGATGGATCCCTTTGGTGTTTTTATCATTGCTTTTGTAACGTCAGTAGGTGGCGGAACACTTCGGGATGTCCTTATTGGCAGAACGCCGGTAGGGTGGATGCAGAACCTGATTTATGTATACCTGATTTGTTTCGGTTTTCTTTTGGCAGTTGTTTTTCGTAAAAAACTGGATCGGTTCCGGCGCTCTTTGTTTTTATTTGATACCATTGGTTTAGGTGTATTTACATTGATTGGACTTGAAAAAGGAATTGAAACGCACTTACATCCTATTATATGTATCGCTTTGGGAACAATGACTGCTTGTTTTGGGGGCGTGGTCCGGGATATTCTGTGCAACGAAATCCCGGTGATTTTCCGAAAAGAAATTTATGCTACGATCTGTATTGCGGGCGGGATTGTCTTTTTCCTGCTTCGCGAAACGGGGATACCCAAAGATTGGATTTATATCATTACTTCGGGGTTGATTATTGTAGTGCGGCTGACCGTAGTACGCTACAAGCTCTTTTTGCCACCGTTGGAAAAAAACTAG
- a CDS encoding gliding motility-associated C-terminal domain-containing protein, producing MVIVDQDENGNGTVVEINEDNNVAIAPGSLKFAPGFTTLPNLRSCNLGFKSGIFDFSGYEDLVKTAANQQVFFYESHENAETDYNPITETHQYHAVATPKEIFVRVENEDCFSITSFLLDTKNCPPTVYNAVSPNGDGLNDTFFIDGLRDIFLNFELFVYNRWGILVWQGNNNTPDWDGVTTKGIVIKGNDVPAGTYFYVLELNDPDYSNGMSGYLYLSK from the coding sequence ATGGTAATTGTTGATCAGGATGAAAATGGAAATGGTACCGTAGTAGAAATTAACGAGGATAATAATGTGGCTATCGCACCGGGAAGCCTCAAATTTGCTCCTGGTTTTACGACCCTTCCCAACCTGCGCAGCTGTAATTTGGGATTTAAATCAGGTATTTTCGATTTCTCTGGATACGAAGATTTGGTAAAAACAGCGGCAAACCAGCAGGTATTCTTTTATGAATCCCATGAAAATGCGGAAACGGATTATAATCCCATCACTGAAACCCATCAATACCATGCTGTGGCAACCCCAAAAGAAATCTTTGTACGGGTTGAAAATGAAGACTGTTTCAGCATTACCTCTTTTCTCCTTGACACTAAAAATTGCCCACCTACTGTATACAATGCTGTATCACCAAACGGGGATGGGCTGAATGATACGTTCTTCATCGATGGGCTTCGGGATATTTTTCTGAATTTCGAACTTTTCGTCTACAATCGCTGGGGGATTCTGGTTTGGCAAGGCAACAACAATACGCCCGACTGGGATGGAGTTACCACCAAAGGTATTGTGATCAAAGGAAATGACGTTCCGGCAGGCACTTATTTTTATGTCCTTGAGCTCAATGATCCGGATTATTCCAATGGCATGTCGGGATACTTGTATTTGTCGAAATAG
- a CDS encoding IS256 family transposase yields the protein MIEDGKLPKDFAKQFKNKEDFHTFFQDLYKQGIEQLLQGELDAHLGYEKHNIDGYNTGNSRNGSFSKNIKSETLGNMVLAIPRDRNGEFEPQVIGKGQSMSEKIEDAILGMYSRGMTRSDIVEQVKEVYGISVSESTISTISDRILADVDLWTKRALEPQYLIVWMDAVHMKVRTDGKYENHAIYIVIGLKTDGKKEVLGMWLNKEESASFWMTVLSDIKSRGVKDILIACTDNLTGFTKAIRGVFPNTESQLCIVHQIRNSLKFVVVKDRKAFCSAMKEVYTAINQEEAVLALAEFKKNWEAKYKYAVCSWEKNWENLMPFLAYPAEIRKIMYTTNTIENLNRGIRKYTKTKVQFPDEKSVKKSVYLAIQNCEKSWINAIPSWGLIMNQFLVIFGERCNIKH from the coding sequence ATGATCGAAGATGGTAAATTACCCAAAGATTTTGCAAAGCAATTTAAAAACAAAGAAGACTTCCATACTTTTTTTCAAGACCTGTATAAACAAGGCATTGAACAGCTACTCCAGGGAGAATTGGATGCTCATCTGGGATATGAGAAGCATAATATTGACGGATACAATACAGGCAATAGCCGTAATGGTTCTTTCTCAAAGAATATAAAATCAGAGACTTTGGGCAATATGGTCCTGGCTATTCCCCGGGATAGAAATGGTGAATTCGAGCCTCAGGTCATCGGAAAAGGCCAATCGATGAGTGAAAAGATTGAAGATGCTATTTTAGGAATGTACAGTCGTGGAATGACCCGTAGTGATATTGTAGAACAAGTTAAAGAAGTTTATGGGATATCAGTAAGTGAGTCCACGATTTCGACCATCTCTGATAGAATACTGGCTGATGTTGATTTATGGACTAAAAGGGCTTTAGAACCACAGTATCTGATTGTTTGGATGGATGCTGTGCATATGAAAGTAAGAACAGATGGGAAATATGAAAACCATGCAATTTACATTGTAATCGGACTAAAAACAGATGGTAAGAAAGAAGTATTAGGAATGTGGCTAAATAAAGAAGAGTCGGCTTCATTTTGGATGACTGTACTCTCTGACATAAAATCTCGTGGAGTAAAGGATATTCTCATTGCCTGTACAGATAACCTTACCGGATTTACAAAAGCTATCAGAGGTGTTTTTCCAAATACAGAATCCCAGCTTTGCATTGTTCATCAAATAAGGAATAGCCTTAAGTTTGTAGTAGTTAAGGATAGAAAAGCATTTTGCAGTGCAATGAAAGAAGTATATACTGCAATAAATCAGGAAGAAGCCGTTTTAGCTCTGGCTGAATTTAAAAAAAACTGGGAAGCAAAATATAAATATGCCGTTTGCTCCTGGGAAAAGAATTGGGAAAATCTCATGCCTTTTTTGGCCTATCCTGCTGAAATCAGGAAAATAATGTACACCACAAATACAATAGAAAACTTAAACAGGGGAATTAGAAAATATACCAAAACAAAAGTGCAGTTCCCAGATGAAAAAAGCGTCAAGAAATCAGTCTATTTAGCAATACAAAATTGTGAAAAAAGCTGGATAAATGCAATACCAAGCTGGGGATTAATCATGAATCAGTTCTTGGTCATATTTGGAGAAAGGTGTAATATTAAACACTAA
- a CDS encoding GNAT family N-acetyltransferase has product MGNYSIRNYQQADYQKWNAFIATAKNATFLFHRDFMDYHADRFSDFSLMVYKGDDLIAVLPANTSGSIVISHQGLTYGGLVLGAATKLMEAIAIFRELLFHLYQLQKETVVLKVVPEIYHDLPSDEINYILFLAEGRLMRRDTLSVIDLQHPIGITSGRMEGVKKGIRQGLEIRETDDLKPFWNEILIPNLWDKHKTQPVHSLEEIQLLKTRFPKQIRQFDVVHQGRIVAGTTIFESNHVFHAQYISGNGQKNELGSVDFLYHHLLTAVFKDKKYFDFGISNEAQGRKLNSGLLFWKESFGARTIVHDFYEVATAHYDKLDSIAL; this is encoded by the coding sequence GTGGGCAATTATAGTATTCGGAACTACCAGCAGGCGGATTATCAAAAGTGGAACGCTTTTATCGCAACCGCAAAGAATGCAACTTTCCTGTTTCATCGTGATTTTATGGACTATCATGCCGATCGGTTTTCCGATTTTTCATTGATGGTGTATAAAGGCGATGATCTCATTGCTGTTTTACCGGCCAATACGTCCGGAAGCATCGTTATATCACACCAAGGACTAACCTACGGCGGGCTGGTTTTGGGTGCTGCAACGAAATTGATGGAGGCTATTGCTATTTTTCGGGAGTTGCTGTTTCATCTGTACCAACTTCAAAAAGAGACAGTAGTACTTAAAGTAGTACCCGAAATTTACCATGATCTTCCTTCGGATGAAATTAATTATATATTGTTTTTGGCGGAAGGTCGCCTGATGCGTCGTGATACATTATCGGTAATCGACTTGCAACATCCCATAGGGATTACCTCCGGAAGGATGGAAGGTGTAAAAAAAGGAATCAGGCAAGGGCTTGAAATTCGGGAGACCGATGACCTCAAACCATTTTGGAACGAAATACTGATCCCAAATCTTTGGGATAAACATAAAACACAACCGGTGCATAGCCTCGAAGAAATACAACTTTTAAAAACACGGTTCCCAAAACAGATCCGCCAGTTTGATGTAGTGCATCAAGGGAGAATCGTAGCAGGAACCACTATTTTTGAAAGTAATCATGTTTTTCATGCACAATATATTTCCGGAAACGGCCAGAAAAATGAGTTAGGCAGTGTCGATTTCTTGTACCACCATCTTTTGACAGCGGTATTTAAGGACAAGAAATATTTTGATTTTGGCATCTCGAATGAAGCACAGGGACGAAAGCTAAATTCGGGCCTGTTGTTTTGGAAAGAAAGTTTTGGCGCCCGAACCATTGTTCATGATTTTTATGAAGTGGCTACCGCTCATTATGATAAACTTGACTCAATAGCATTATGA
- a CDS encoding DegT/DnrJ/EryC1/StrS family aminotransferase, which produces MIPFLDLKKINQRYHIAFQDKMVQFLDKGWYILGDEVQQFEKSFAAYCGTEYCVGVGNGLDALTLIFKAYIELGKLQEGDAVLVPANTFIASVLAILHAGLVPELAEPDLNSYNLDLNSIQKSRTSKTKAILAVHLYGQLAPMEEIMEYASKEGLLVIEDAAQAHGAMNAEGMKAGNLGHAAAFSFYPGKNLGALGDAGGVTTNDKALATMIASLRNYGSEQKYQNNHIGYNSRLDEIQAAFLNVKLPDLDADNVIRRKIAAQYLDNITNQKIIMPQYDGSRNHVFYVFVIRTANREALQHYLANNGIQTLIHYPVAPHKQQALPAMNGLSFPVTERIHEEVLSIPISPVMTDKEVESVIKALNQWI; this is translated from the coding sequence ATGATACCATTTCTCGACCTGAAAAAAATAAACCAAAGATACCATATCGCTTTTCAGGATAAGATGGTACAGTTCCTGGATAAAGGATGGTACATATTAGGAGATGAGGTACAGCAATTTGAAAAATCATTTGCCGCCTATTGCGGTACGGAATATTGCGTAGGCGTAGGCAATGGACTGGATGCCTTAACACTGATTTTCAAAGCCTATATTGAACTTGGGAAATTACAGGAAGGGGATGCTGTATTGGTTCCGGCCAACACCTTTATTGCAAGTGTCCTGGCGATCCTTCATGCCGGATTGGTACCTGAACTGGCAGAACCGGATCTGAATTCCTATAACCTGGACTTAAACAGCATACAAAAAAGCAGGACTTCAAAGACTAAGGCAATTTTAGCGGTTCATTTGTATGGGCAATTGGCACCAATGGAGGAGATCATGGAGTATGCGTCAAAAGAAGGATTGCTGGTGATTGAAGATGCGGCGCAGGCACACGGAGCAATGAATGCCGAGGGAATGAAAGCCGGAAATCTTGGCCATGCTGCTGCTTTTAGTTTTTACCCGGGTAAAAATCTGGGGGCTTTGGGAGATGCGGGAGGAGTGACCACGAATGATAAAGCGCTTGCGACGATGATTGCTTCCCTGCGGAATTATGGATCAGAACAGAAATACCAAAATAATCATATCGGATATAACAGCCGCCTGGACGAAATTCAGGCCGCTTTCCTGAATGTCAAACTTCCGGATTTGGACGCTGATAATGTCATCCGTAGAAAAATAGCCGCACAGTATTTGGATAACATTACCAATCAAAAAATTATAATGCCACAGTATGATGGCAGCAGAAATCATGTCTTTTATGTATTTGTGATCCGGACAGCGAACAGGGAGGCACTGCAACATTATTTAGCAAACAACGGCATACAAACGTTGATTCATTATCCTGTGGCCCCCCATAAGCAACAAGCATTACCAGCAATGAACGGACTTTCTTTTCCGGTTACAGAACGCATTCATGAAGAAGTATTGAGTATCCCAATTAGTCCTGTGATGACAGATAAGGAAGTGGAATCGGTTATAAAAGCACTGAATCAATGGATATAA